The Camelina sativa cultivar DH55 chromosome 14, Cs, whole genome shotgun sequence genome includes a window with the following:
- the LOC104741984 gene encoding type I inositol polyphosphate 5-phosphatase 1-like isoform X3 — MTAERESTNLTRLALELPINVLILMMCLSLEDEIQKLSGCSIWIPKQSVLLSVNRSESLVYGFDVARICAGTWNAAGRVPPSDLDIDGWLDIAEPADIYVLGLQEIVPLNAGNIFGMEDDQPAYEWENLIREALNRVQPRKLKIISHSEPPSPSKFKQSEEVSYSVQDMFTSHDACDAIHSMDKKPSCSESTDRPVVGEDSLTNIDVLGSTNDNASCLPIQEYLPRQFSSENTPDRSLSMQINSDSQREERFSYSERVGLRLPEPPLKLLNQYVSERRSSFKSVNLTIKNLRKPSYVRIVSKQMVGVFLTIWVRRKLRKHISNLCVSTVGVGIMGYIGNKGSVSVSMSIYQTPFCFLCSHLSSGEKDTDEEKRNEDVREIHRRTQFLSHSLNENELPRSIHDHERIIWLGDLNYRINLSYEEIHELIARKEWQRLVEYDQLSREMTKGNVFEGWSEGTLDFAPTYKYEIDSENYIGDDPESGKRRPAWCDRIIWNGKGMKLFNYRRNEIKLSDHRPVTATFLAEVEVLSPRKLHRALALTYSEIEGHADF, encoded by the exons ATGACTGCGGAGAGAGAGTCCACG AACTTGACCCGACTAGCTCTGGAGTTACCAATCAACGTGTTGATACTGATG ATGTGCCTAAGCTTAGAAGACGAAATTCAGAAACTTTCAGGGTGCAGTATATGGATACCAAAGCAATCAG TGTTGCTTAGCGTCAACCGTAGTGAGTCCCTGGTATATGGTTTTGATGTAGCTAGAATCTGTGCTGGGACATGGAATGCTGCGGGAAGAGTTCCACCGTCTGACTTGGATATCGATGGTTGGTTAGACATTGCTGAACCTGCTGACATTTATGTTCTTgg TCTTCAGGAAATCGTTCCCTTAAATGCTGGAAACATTTTTGGTATGGAGGATGATCAGCCTGCTTATGAATGGGAGAACTTGATACGGGAGGCCTTAAACCGAGTTCAACCTAGAAAGCTGAAGATTATAAGTCACAGTGAACCCCCTTCTCCATCGAAGTTTAAGCAATCTGAAGAGGTCTCTTACAGCGTACAAGATATGTTTACCAGTCATGATGCTTGCGATGCGATTCATTCAATGGATAAGAAACCCAGTTGTAGCGAAAGCACGGACAGACCAGTCGTAGGTGAAGATTCACTTACTAATATAGACGTTTTGGGTTCTACCAATGACAACGCATCTTGCTTGCCCATACAAGAATATTTACCAAGGCAATTTTCATCAGAAAATACGCCAGACCGCTCTCTCTCAATGCAGATTAATAGTGATTCCCAAAGGGAAGAAAGATTTAGTTACTCTGAAAGAGTTGGTTTGAGGTTGCCAGAGCCTCCACTGAAACTGCTTAATCAATATGTTTCGGAAAGACGTAGTTCCTTCAAGTCAGTGAATCTAACTATCAAGAATCTGAGAAAACCTTCGTATGTACGGATTGTGAGCAAACAGATGGTTGGAGTGTTTCTCACCATTTGGGTTCGGAGGAAGTTGCGCAAGCACATAAGCAACCTTTGTGTATCTACTGTTGGTGTTGGTATTATGGGCTACATTGGTAACAAG gGATCTGTATCGGTAAGCATGTCAATCTATCAGACACCGTTTTGTTTCTTGTGCTCGCATCTGTCATCTGGGGAAAAGGATACagatgaagagaaaagaaacgaaGATGTACGTGAAATTCATAGAAGAACACAGTTTCTTTCGCATTCTTTAAATGAGAATGAGCTTCCAAGAAGCATCCATGATCATGA AAGAATAATCTGGCTGGGAGATCTGAATTATCGGATTAACTTGTCGTATGAGGAGATACATGAACTTATTGCAAGAAAGGAATGGCAGAGGTTGGTAGAGTATGACCAG CTTTCAAGAGAGATGACAAAAGGGAACGTATTCGAGGGATGGTCAGAGGGAACTTTAGATTTTGCACCAACATACAAGTACGAAATCGATTCAGAAAACTACATCGGAGATGACCCGGAATCCGGGAAACGCAGACCGGCTTG GTGTGACCGCATCATTTGGAATGGGAAGGGAATGAAGCTCTTTAATTACAGAAGAAACGAGATTAAACTATCGGATCACCGGCCTGTCACAGCAACGTTCTTGGCCGAGGTTGAGGTTTTGTCTCCACGGAAACTTCATCGTGCGCTTGCACTCACGTACTCCGAGATCGAAGGCCATGCAGACTTCTAA
- the LOC104741984 gene encoding type I inositol polyphosphate 5-phosphatase 1-like isoform X4 — protein MTAERESTNLTRLALELPINVLILMMCLSLEDEIQKLSGCSIWIPKQSARICAGTWNAAGRVPPSDLDIDGWLDIAEPADIYVLGLQEIVPLNAGNIFGMEDDQPAYEWENLIREALNRVQPRKLKIISHSEPPSPSKFKQSEEVSYSVQDMFTSHDACDAIHSMDKKPSCSESTDRPVVGEDSLTNIDVLGSTNDNASCLPIQEYLPRQFSSENTPDRSLSMQINSDSQREERFSYSERVGLRLPEPPLKLLNQYVSERRSSFKSVNLTIKNLRKPSYVRIVSKQMVGVFLTIWVRRKLRKHISNLCVSTVGVGIMGYIGNKGSVSVSMSIYQTPFCFLCSHLSSGEKDTDEEKRNEDVREIHRRTQFLSHSLNENELPRSIHDHERIIWLGDLNYRINLSYEEIHELIARKEWQRLVEYDQLSREMTKGNVFEGWSEGTLDFAPTYKYEIDSENYIGDDPESGKRRPAWCDRIIWNGKGMKLFNYRRNEIKLSDHRPVTATFLAEVEVLSPRKLHRALALTYSEIEGHADF, from the exons ATGACTGCGGAGAGAGAGTCCACG AACTTGACCCGACTAGCTCTGGAGTTACCAATCAACGTGTTGATACTGATG ATGTGCCTAAGCTTAGAAGACGAAATTCAGAAACTTTCAGGGTGCAGTATATGGATACCAAAGCAATCAG CTAGAATCTGTGCTGGGACATGGAATGCTGCGGGAAGAGTTCCACCGTCTGACTTGGATATCGATGGTTGGTTAGACATTGCTGAACCTGCTGACATTTATGTTCTTgg TCTTCAGGAAATCGTTCCCTTAAATGCTGGAAACATTTTTGGTATGGAGGATGATCAGCCTGCTTATGAATGGGAGAACTTGATACGGGAGGCCTTAAACCGAGTTCAACCTAGAAAGCTGAAGATTATAAGTCACAGTGAACCCCCTTCTCCATCGAAGTTTAAGCAATCTGAAGAGGTCTCTTACAGCGTACAAGATATGTTTACCAGTCATGATGCTTGCGATGCGATTCATTCAATGGATAAGAAACCCAGTTGTAGCGAAAGCACGGACAGACCAGTCGTAGGTGAAGATTCACTTACTAATATAGACGTTTTGGGTTCTACCAATGACAACGCATCTTGCTTGCCCATACAAGAATATTTACCAAGGCAATTTTCATCAGAAAATACGCCAGACCGCTCTCTCTCAATGCAGATTAATAGTGATTCCCAAAGGGAAGAAAGATTTAGTTACTCTGAAAGAGTTGGTTTGAGGTTGCCAGAGCCTCCACTGAAACTGCTTAATCAATATGTTTCGGAAAGACGTAGTTCCTTCAAGTCAGTGAATCTAACTATCAAGAATCTGAGAAAACCTTCGTATGTACGGATTGTGAGCAAACAGATGGTTGGAGTGTTTCTCACCATTTGGGTTCGGAGGAAGTTGCGCAAGCACATAAGCAACCTTTGTGTATCTACTGTTGGTGTTGGTATTATGGGCTACATTGGTAACAAG gGATCTGTATCGGTAAGCATGTCAATCTATCAGACACCGTTTTGTTTCTTGTGCTCGCATCTGTCATCTGGGGAAAAGGATACagatgaagagaaaagaaacgaaGATGTACGTGAAATTCATAGAAGAACACAGTTTCTTTCGCATTCTTTAAATGAGAATGAGCTTCCAAGAAGCATCCATGATCATGA AAGAATAATCTGGCTGGGAGATCTGAATTATCGGATTAACTTGTCGTATGAGGAGATACATGAACTTATTGCAAGAAAGGAATGGCAGAGGTTGGTAGAGTATGACCAG CTTTCAAGAGAGATGACAAAAGGGAACGTATTCGAGGGATGGTCAGAGGGAACTTTAGATTTTGCACCAACATACAAGTACGAAATCGATTCAGAAAACTACATCGGAGATGACCCGGAATCCGGGAAACGCAGACCGGCTTG GTGTGACCGCATCATTTGGAATGGGAAGGGAATGAAGCTCTTTAATTACAGAAGAAACGAGATTAAACTATCGGATCACCGGCCTGTCACAGCAACGTTCTTGGCCGAGGTTGAGGTTTTGTCTCCACGGAAACTTCATCGTGCGCTTGCACTCACGTACTCCGAGATCGAAGGCCATGCAGACTTCTAA
- the LOC104741984 gene encoding type I inositol polyphosphate 5-phosphatase 1-like isoform X2: MAALRSRSRRTESNWATICCSAFSCLQLYWARLVIRKWFNVSAIESDYSADSDDDCGERVHELDPTSSGVTNQRVDTDDVPKLRRRNSETFRVQYMDTKAIRICAGTWNAAGRVPPSDLDIDGWLDIAEPADIYVLGLQEIVPLNAGNIFGMEDDQPAYEWENLIREALNRVQPRKLKIISHSEPPSPSKFKQSEEVSYSVQDMFTSHDACDAIHSMDKKPSCSESTDRPVVGEDSLTNIDVLGSTNDNASCLPIQEYLPRQFSSENTPDRSLSMQINSDSQREERFSYSERVGLRLPEPPLKLLNQYVSERRSSFKSVNLTIKNLRKPSYVRIVSKQMVGVFLTIWVRRKLRKHISNLCVSTVGVGIMGYIGNKGSVSVSMSIYQTPFCFLCSHLSSGEKDTDEEKRNEDVREIHRRTQFLSHSLNENELPRSIHDHEIIWLGDLNYRINLSYEEIHELIARKEWQRLVEYDQLSREMTKGNVFEGWSEGTLDFAPTYKYEIDSENYIGDDPESGKRRPAWCDRIIWNGKGMKLFNYRRNEIKLSDHRPVTATFLAEVEVLSPRKLHRALALTYSEIEGHADF; this comes from the exons ATGGCGGCACTACGATCACGATCACGACGAACGGAG AGCAATTGGGCTACGATTTGCTGCTCAGCTTTCTCCTGTCTCCAGCTCTACTGGGCACGTCTTGTAATCCGTAAATGGTTCAACGTTTCTGCTATTGAATCAGATTATAGCGCTGATAGTGACGATGACTGCGGAGAGAGAGTCCACG AACTTGACCCGACTAGCTCTGGAGTTACCAATCAACGTGTTGATACTGATG ATGTGCCTAAGCTTAGAAGACGAAATTCAGAAACTTTCAGGGTGCAGTATATGGATACCAAAGCAATCAG AATCTGTGCTGGGACATGGAATGCTGCGGGAAGAGTTCCACCGTCTGACTTGGATATCGATGGTTGGTTAGACATTGCTGAACCTGCTGACATTTATGTTCTTgg TCTTCAGGAAATCGTTCCCTTAAATGCTGGAAACATTTTTGGTATGGAGGATGATCAGCCTGCTTATGAATGGGAGAACTTGATACGGGAGGCCTTAAACCGAGTTCAACCTAGAAAGCTGAAGATTATAAGTCACAGTGAACCCCCTTCTCCATCGAAGTTTAAGCAATCTGAAGAGGTCTCTTACAGCGTACAAGATATGTTTACCAGTCATGATGCTTGCGATGCGATTCATTCAATGGATAAGAAACCCAGTTGTAGCGAAAGCACGGACAGACCAGTCGTAGGTGAAGATTCACTTACTAATATAGACGTTTTGGGTTCTACCAATGACAACGCATCTTGCTTGCCCATACAAGAATATTTACCAAGGCAATTTTCATCAGAAAATACGCCAGACCGCTCTCTCTCAATGCAGATTAATAGTGATTCCCAAAGGGAAGAAAGATTTAGTTACTCTGAAAGAGTTGGTTTGAGGTTGCCAGAGCCTCCACTGAAACTGCTTAATCAATATGTTTCGGAAAGACGTAGTTCCTTCAAGTCAGTGAATCTAACTATCAAGAATCTGAGAAAACCTTCGTATGTACGGATTGTGAGCAAACAGATGGTTGGAGTGTTTCTCACCATTTGGGTTCGGAGGAAGTTGCGCAAGCACATAAGCAACCTTTGTGTATCTACTGTTGGTGTTGGTATTATGGGCTACATTGGTAACAAG gGATCTGTATCGGTAAGCATGTCAATCTATCAGACACCGTTTTGTTTCTTGTGCTCGCATCTGTCATCTGGGGAAAAGGATACagatgaagagaaaagaaacgaaGATGTACGTGAAATTCATAGAAGAACACAGTTTCTTTCGCATTCTTTAAATGAGAATGAGCTTCCAAGAAGCATCCATGATCATGA AATAATCTGGCTGGGAGATCTGAATTATCGGATTAACTTGTCGTATGAGGAGATACATGAACTTATTGCAAGAAAGGAATGGCAGAGGTTGGTAGAGTATGACCAG CTTTCAAGAGAGATGACAAAAGGGAACGTATTCGAGGGATGGTCAGAGGGAACTTTAGATTTTGCACCAACATACAAGTACGAAATCGATTCAGAAAACTACATCGGAGATGACCCGGAATCCGGGAAACGCAGACCGGCTTG GTGTGACCGCATCATTTGGAATGGGAAGGGAATGAAGCTCTTTAATTACAGAAGAAACGAGATTAAACTATCGGATCACCGGCCTGTCACAGCAACGTTCTTGGCCGAGGTTGAGGTTTTGTCTCCACGGAAACTTCATCGTGCGCTTGCACTCACGTACTCCGAGATCGAAGGCCATGCAGACTTCTAA
- the LOC104741984 gene encoding type I inositol polyphosphate 5-phosphatase 1-like isoform X1: protein MAALRSRSRRTESNWATICCSAFSCLQLYWARLVIRKWFNVSAIESDYSADSDDDCGERVHELDPTSSGVTNQRVDTDDVPKLRRRNSETFRVQYMDTKAIRICAGTWNAAGRVPPSDLDIDGWLDIAEPADIYVLGLQEIVPLNAGNIFGMEDDQPAYEWENLIREALNRVQPRKLKIISHSEPPSPSKFKQSEEVSYSVQDMFTSHDACDAIHSMDKKPSCSESTDRPVVGEDSLTNIDVLGSTNDNASCLPIQEYLPRQFSSENTPDRSLSMQINSDSQREERFSYSERVGLRLPEPPLKLLNQYVSERRSSFKSVNLTIKNLRKPSYVRIVSKQMVGVFLTIWVRRKLRKHISNLCVSTVGVGIMGYIGNKGSVSVSMSIYQTPFCFLCSHLSSGEKDTDEEKRNEDVREIHRRTQFLSHSLNENELPRSIHDHERIIWLGDLNYRINLSYEEIHELIARKEWQRLVEYDQLSREMTKGNVFEGWSEGTLDFAPTYKYEIDSENYIGDDPESGKRRPAWCDRIIWNGKGMKLFNYRRNEIKLSDHRPVTATFLAEVEVLSPRKLHRALALTYSEIEGHADF from the exons ATGGCGGCACTACGATCACGATCACGACGAACGGAG AGCAATTGGGCTACGATTTGCTGCTCAGCTTTCTCCTGTCTCCAGCTCTACTGGGCACGTCTTGTAATCCGTAAATGGTTCAACGTTTCTGCTATTGAATCAGATTATAGCGCTGATAGTGACGATGACTGCGGAGAGAGAGTCCACG AACTTGACCCGACTAGCTCTGGAGTTACCAATCAACGTGTTGATACTGATG ATGTGCCTAAGCTTAGAAGACGAAATTCAGAAACTTTCAGGGTGCAGTATATGGATACCAAAGCAATCAG AATCTGTGCTGGGACATGGAATGCTGCGGGAAGAGTTCCACCGTCTGACTTGGATATCGATGGTTGGTTAGACATTGCTGAACCTGCTGACATTTATGTTCTTgg TCTTCAGGAAATCGTTCCCTTAAATGCTGGAAACATTTTTGGTATGGAGGATGATCAGCCTGCTTATGAATGGGAGAACTTGATACGGGAGGCCTTAAACCGAGTTCAACCTAGAAAGCTGAAGATTATAAGTCACAGTGAACCCCCTTCTCCATCGAAGTTTAAGCAATCTGAAGAGGTCTCTTACAGCGTACAAGATATGTTTACCAGTCATGATGCTTGCGATGCGATTCATTCAATGGATAAGAAACCCAGTTGTAGCGAAAGCACGGACAGACCAGTCGTAGGTGAAGATTCACTTACTAATATAGACGTTTTGGGTTCTACCAATGACAACGCATCTTGCTTGCCCATACAAGAATATTTACCAAGGCAATTTTCATCAGAAAATACGCCAGACCGCTCTCTCTCAATGCAGATTAATAGTGATTCCCAAAGGGAAGAAAGATTTAGTTACTCTGAAAGAGTTGGTTTGAGGTTGCCAGAGCCTCCACTGAAACTGCTTAATCAATATGTTTCGGAAAGACGTAGTTCCTTCAAGTCAGTGAATCTAACTATCAAGAATCTGAGAAAACCTTCGTATGTACGGATTGTGAGCAAACAGATGGTTGGAGTGTTTCTCACCATTTGGGTTCGGAGGAAGTTGCGCAAGCACATAAGCAACCTTTGTGTATCTACTGTTGGTGTTGGTATTATGGGCTACATTGGTAACAAG gGATCTGTATCGGTAAGCATGTCAATCTATCAGACACCGTTTTGTTTCTTGTGCTCGCATCTGTCATCTGGGGAAAAGGATACagatgaagagaaaagaaacgaaGATGTACGTGAAATTCATAGAAGAACACAGTTTCTTTCGCATTCTTTAAATGAGAATGAGCTTCCAAGAAGCATCCATGATCATGA AAGAATAATCTGGCTGGGAGATCTGAATTATCGGATTAACTTGTCGTATGAGGAGATACATGAACTTATTGCAAGAAAGGAATGGCAGAGGTTGGTAGAGTATGACCAG CTTTCAAGAGAGATGACAAAAGGGAACGTATTCGAGGGATGGTCAGAGGGAACTTTAGATTTTGCACCAACATACAAGTACGAAATCGATTCAGAAAACTACATCGGAGATGACCCGGAATCCGGGAAACGCAGACCGGCTTG GTGTGACCGCATCATTTGGAATGGGAAGGGAATGAAGCTCTTTAATTACAGAAGAAACGAGATTAAACTATCGGATCACCGGCCTGTCACAGCAACGTTCTTGGCCGAGGTTGAGGTTTTGTCTCCACGGAAACTTCATCGTGCGCTTGCACTCACGTACTCCGAGATCGAAGGCCATGCAGACTTCTAA
- the LOC104741985 gene encoding dolichyl-diphosphooligosaccharide--protein glycosyltransferase subunit STT3B-like, giving the protein MIHEFDPYFNYRTTLFLTEKGFYEFWNWFDSESWYPLGRIIGGTLYPGLMVTAALIYWALRFLRFFVHIREVCVLTAPFFASNTTLVAYFFGKEIWDTGAGLVAAVLIAICPGYISRSVAGSYDNEAVAIFALLLTFYLFVKAVNTGSLAWALGSAFGYFYMVSAWGGYVFIINLVPLYVLVLLITGRYSMRLYIAYNCMYILGMLLAMQIRFVGFQHVQSGEHMGAMGVFLLMQVFYFLDWVKYQLNDTKLFQTFLRITVTSAILVGGIALGVGTASGYISPWTGRFYSLLDPTYAKDHIPIIASVSEHQPTAWSSFMFDYHILLFLFPAGLYFCFKRLSDATIFIVMYGLTSLYFAGVMVRLILVATPAVCLISAIAVSATVKNLTSLLRTKQKVSQTGSTKGAGSSKASSKVTLDQSQPFQKNGASALLVGVFYLLSRYAIHCTWVTSEAYSSPSIVLAARGAHGNRILFDDYREAYYWLRQNTPTDAKIMSWWDYGYQITAMGNRTVIVDNNTWNNTHIATVGRAMSSNEDEAYEIMRSLDVNYVLVVFGGVTGYSSDDINKFLWMVRIGGGVFPVIKEPDYLVNGEFRVDKGASPKMLNCLMYKLCYYRFGELTTEYGKPPGYDRARGGEIGNKDIKLEHLEEAYTTSNWIVRIYRVKPPTNRL; this is encoded by the exons ATGATCCACGAATTCGATCCGTATTTCAACTACCGTACCACTCTTTTCCTTACCGAGAAAGGCTTCTACGAGTTTTGGAACTGGTTCGATTCCGAGAGTTGGTATCCTCTTGGTCGTATCATCGGCGGTACGCTTTATCCTGGTCTCATGGTCACCGCCGCTTTAATCTACTGGGCATTGCGGTTTCTCCGATTCTTCGTTCATATCCGTGAGGTTTGTGTGTTGACGGCTCCGTTCTTCGCGTCGAATACGACTCTCGTTGCGTATTTCTTTGGTAAAGAGATTTGGGATACAGGAGCTGGTCTTGTTGCTGCTGTTCTTATCGCAATTTGCCCTGGATACATTTCTCGGTCTGTAGCTGGTTCTTATGATAACGAAGCTGTGGCGATTTTCGCACTTTTGTTGACGTTTTATCTGTTTGTTAAAGCGGTGAACACTGGTTCATTAGCTTGGGCTCTTGGCTCTGCGTTTGGTTACTTTTATATGGTTTCGGCTTGGGGCGGGTATGTGTTTATTATTAACTTGGTTCCGCTTTACGTCTTGGTGTTGTTGATCACGGGGAGGTATTCAATGAGGCTTTACATTGCTTATAACTGTATGTATATCTTGGGGATGTTGCTCGCTATGCAAATTCGGTTTGTTGGTTTTCAACATGTTCAATCTGGTGAGCATATGGGTGCAATGGGAGTATTCTTATTGATGCAG GTGTTTTACTTCTTGGACTGGGTGAAGTACCAGCTCAATGACACTAAGTTGTTCCAAACCTTTTTGAGGATAACTGTGACATCGGCTATTCTGGTTGGTGGTATTGCTTTGGGTGTAGGAACAGCGTCTGGCTATATAT CTCCATGGACTGGTCGATTTTACTCGTTGCTTGATCCGACTTACGCAAAGGATCACATTCCCATTATTGCTTCTGTTTCTGAGCATCAGCCTACGGCCTGGTCATCTTTCATGTTTGACTACCATATTCTGCTCTTCCTTTTCCCAGCGGGACTTTACTTCTGTTTCAAGCGCTTGTCAGATGCTACAATATTTATCGTCATGTATGGTCTCACTAGCTTGTACTTTGCTGGTGTCATGGTTCGGCTTATTCTCGTCGCCACTCCAGCAGTTTGTCTTATCAGTGCCATAGCTGTCTCTGCCACTGTCAAGAATTTAACTTCTCTGTTAAGGACGAAACAAAAGGTTTCCCAGACTGGTTCCACCAAAGGAGCTGGTAGTTCAAAAGCCTCTTCAAAG GTTACACTTGATCAGTCTCAGCCTTTCCAGAAGAATGGTGCCAGTGCTCTTCTTGTTGGAGTATTTTATCTGCTCAGTAGATATGCTATTCACTGCACATGGGTGACATCAGAGGCATATTCATCTCCCTCAATTGTCCTAGCTGCAAGAGGAGCCCATGGGAACAGAATCCTTTTTGATGATTACCGTGAGGCCTACTACTGGCTTAGGCAAAACACTCCCACTGATGCTAAGATCATGTCATGGTGGGACTATGGGTACCAAATCACTGCAATGGGAAACAGAACCGTCATCGTTGATAACAATACCTGGAACAACACACATATTGCTACTGTTGGACGTGCTATGTCTTCTAATGAAGACGAGGCGTATGAAATCATGAGGTCACTTGATGTGAACTATGTATTGGTCGTCTTTGGTGGTGTTACTGGTTATTCCTCAGATGATATCAACAA GTTCTTGTGGATGGTGAGAATTGGAGGTGGAGTATTCCCAGTGATCAAGGAACCTGATTACCTTGTGAATGGTGAATTCCGTGTAGACAAAGGTGCATCACCAAAGATGCTGAACTGTCTCAT GTACAAGTTATGTTATTACAGGTTCGGTGAGCTGACCACAGAATATGGCAAGCCACCCGG GTATGATAGAGCAAGAGGGGGGGAGATAGGGAACAAAGACATCAAACTTGAACACTTAGAAGAAGCTTACACAACATCCAACTGGATAGTTCGTATTTATAGAGTCAAACCTCCGACGAATAGGTTGTGA